In one window of Tachypleus tridentatus isolate NWPU-2018 chromosome 2, ASM421037v1, whole genome shotgun sequence DNA:
- the LOC143245311 gene encoding uncharacterized protein LOC143245311: MTEIWKDEPDLRPAPELEADVLRLTTRLMMRERDLRQTKLQMTSQIACAHQLVALWKRRAEKLEEKMRLVLQQKDQEMQEITLELFRFQGSLKTEQRKIEKLFEEKDKIIKKQKLELARLKRHLGRFAGSEQRKTRECNQQTRSEAVKRLQVENYTAQNTSKSTSIRGKDIPKQRPSFDKEFHSSRMNINWKNVANSQKDLRQRAIQDVTNVLQTTYSRSQEDDNSNKVTANQLIVNDVESKDLLLKAEEMLAVCSPNNEIELSITIKENQKKLRNDIAYSVKERVPFKQKMPTDLNFVKGYSTLSMKGIKILSPHCMQL; this comes from the exons atgacagaaatatGGAAAGACGAGCCGGACCTTCGTCCAGCACCTGAA ttggAGGCCGATGTCCTTCGACTCACCACGAGACTGATGATGAGAGAGCGAGACCTACGTCAAACGAAACTTCAGATGACGTCACAGATTGCTTGTGCCCATCAATTAGTTGCTTTGTGGAAAAGACGTGCAGAAAAATTGGAGGAGAAAATGCGCTTGGTGTTACAGCAGAAAGATCAGGAAATGCAAGAAATCACTTTAGAACTGTTTAGATTCCAGGGCAGTCTTAAAACAGAACAACGCAAGATAGAAAAGTTATTCGAAGAGAAAGacaaaataattaagaaacagaaattagaaCTTGCTAGATTAAAGCGACATCTAGGCAGGTTCGCAGGCAGCGAACAAAGAAAGACTCGCGAGTGCAATCAGCAAACACGCTCAGAAGCGGTGAAGAGATTGCAAGTTGAGAATTACACTGCTCAAAATACATCGAAAAGCACTTCAATACGAGGGAAAGATATTCCAAAGCAACGCCCTTCATTCGACAAAGAATTTCATTCGTCGAGAATGAACATTAATTGGAAAAACGTTGCTAATTCCCAAAAAGATTTAAGACAGCGCGCCATTCAAGATGTCACGAACGTACTGCAGACAACATATTCGCGATCACAGGAAGACGATAATTCTAACAAAGTAACCGCCAATCAGTTGATTGTTAATGATGTAGAATCGAAAGATCTTTTGTTGAAGGCTGAAGAAATGTTGGCAGTTTGCAGTCCCAATAACGAAATTGAACTAAgcataacaataaaagaaaaccaaaagaAATTGAGGAATGATATTGCATATTCAGTTAAAGAAAGGGTTCCTTTCAAACAAAAAATGCCCACTGATTTGAACTTTGTAAAAGGATACAGTACGCTCTCTATGAAAGGAATCAAAATATTATCACCACATTGTATGCAACTGTAA